The following are encoded together in the Carbonactinospora thermoautotrophica genome:
- the ffh gene encoding signal recognition particle protein yields the protein MFETLSDRLTATFKNLRGKGRLSDADIDATAREIRVALLEADVALPVVRQFISAVKERARGAEVHQALNPAQQVIKIVNEELIRILGGETRRLRFAKTPPTVIMLAGLQGSGKTTLAGKLAKWLKDQGHQPVLVAADLQRPNAVQQLQVIGERAGVPVFAPAPGNGVGDPVEVARQSIEHARAKLYDVVIVDTAGRLGIDEEMMKQAADIRDAVRPDEILFVVDAMIGQDAVTTAQAFLDGVGFDGVVLTKLDGDARGGAALSVAYVTGRQVMFASNGEKLDDFDVFHPDRMASRILGMGDVLTLIEQAEKAFDAQQAEEMARKLAGAEQDFTLEDFLQQMEQVRKLGSISKLLGMLPGMNEIRDQINQIDDRELDRIAAIIKSMTPAERRDPKILNASRRARIARGSGTQVSDVNQLVERFFEARKFMNQMARGAMPGLPGMPGLGRGKKAKGKAKAKKAKARSGNPARREAEIQAALARQAEAGQQLPANFQLPKEFKDFLPPQG from the coding sequence GTGTTCGAGACGCTGTCTGATCGCCTAACCGCGACCTTCAAGAACCTGCGCGGCAAGGGGCGCCTGTCGGACGCCGACATCGACGCCACCGCCCGCGAGATCCGAGTCGCGCTGCTCGAGGCCGACGTGGCGCTGCCGGTCGTCCGGCAGTTCATCAGCGCGGTCAAGGAGCGCGCGCGGGGGGCGGAGGTGCACCAGGCGCTCAACCCGGCCCAGCAGGTCATCAAGATCGTCAACGAGGAGCTGATCCGTATCCTCGGCGGCGAGACGCGCCGGCTGCGCTTCGCCAAGACCCCGCCGACCGTGATCATGCTCGCCGGCCTCCAGGGCTCGGGCAAGACCACCCTCGCCGGCAAGCTGGCCAAGTGGCTCAAGGATCAGGGCCACCAGCCGGTGCTGGTCGCCGCCGACCTGCAGCGCCCGAACGCCGTCCAGCAGCTGCAGGTGATCGGCGAGCGGGCCGGCGTGCCGGTGTTCGCGCCCGCGCCGGGCAACGGCGTCGGCGACCCGGTCGAGGTGGCCCGCCAGTCGATCGAGCACGCCCGCGCGAAGCTGTACGACGTGGTGATCGTCGACACCGCCGGCCGGCTCGGCATCGACGAGGAGATGATGAAGCAGGCCGCGGACATCCGGGACGCGGTCCGACCCGACGAGATCCTCTTCGTCGTCGACGCCATGATCGGCCAGGACGCGGTCACCACCGCGCAGGCGTTCCTGGACGGCGTCGGCTTCGACGGAGTCGTGCTCACCAAGCTCGACGGCGACGCCCGGGGTGGGGCGGCCCTGTCGGTCGCGTACGTCACCGGCCGCCAGGTGATGTTCGCCTCCAACGGCGAGAAGCTCGACGACTTCGACGTCTTCCATCCCGACCGGATGGCCTCCCGCATCCTCGGGATGGGTGACGTCCTCACGCTGATCGAGCAGGCCGAGAAGGCGTTCGACGCCCAGCAGGCTGAGGAGATGGCCCGCAAGCTCGCGGGCGCGGAGCAGGACTTCACCCTGGAGGACTTCCTCCAGCAGATGGAGCAGGTCCGCAAGCTCGGCTCGATCTCCAAGCTGCTCGGCATGCTGCCCGGCATGAACGAGATCCGGGACCAGATCAACCAGATCGACGACCGGGAACTGGACCGGATCGCCGCGATCATCAAGTCGATGACGCCGGCCGAGCGGCGTGACCCGAAGATCCTCAACGCGTCGCGCCGGGCTCGGATCGCGCGCGGTTCGGGCACCCAGGTCTCGGACGTGAACCAGCTGGTCGAGCGGTTCTTCGAGGCCCGCAAGTTCATGAACCAGATGGCCCGGGGCGCGATGCCGGGGCTGCCCGGCATGCCCGGGCTCGGCCGGGGCAAGAAGGCGAAAGGCAAGGCCAAGGCGAAGAAGGCCAAGGCGCGCTCGGGCAACCCGGCCCGGCGCGAGGCGGAGATCCAGGCGGCGCTCGCCCGGCAGGCCGAGGCGGGCCAGCAGCTCCCGGCCAACTTCCAGCTGCCCAAGGAGTTCAAGGACTTCCTGCCGCCCCAGGGCTGA
- a CDS encoding [protein-PII] uridylyltransferase — MLSSPADHFQYGTEREQLLARPDLDGPGRRRALADAADRWLAELLGDASGVAIVAVGGYGRRELSPGSDLDVVLVHDNRADIAEQAERIWYPIWDSGVRLDHAVRTVAEVRRVAAQDLKAQLGLLDARHVAGDAELTRTLRSAVLSDWRAFAHRRLPELLAYGRERAQRFGELAFLIEPDLKEARGGLRDVQALRAVAASWLADPPHGPLEAAYQRLLDVRDALHRVTGRSSDRLLLQDHDAVAEALGLHGGDALLRTVAEAARTIAYASDTTWRQVERVLEARRRRVPWQARRIGPTRLPLAEGVVAQGGEVVLARDAQPRHDPVLLLRAAAAAAQAGLPLSPHAVERLAEESAPLPVPWPAPARDALISLLGAGEACVPVWEALDQAGLIVRLLPDWERVRCRPQRNPVHRFTVDRHLVETAVQAAALTRRVARPDLLLVGALLHDIGKGWPGDHLATGEAIVRDLAPALGFDAADTDVLARLVRHHLLLMHTATRRDLDDPATVDAVVKAVGSVEVLELLHALTEADALATGPTVWTAWRRGLVEELVARTYSALHGRPVPAAPALSPAQRALARNGEFAVTLEPQAHTATLTVVAPDRVGLLALVAGVLSLHRLQVHAATTETVGDVAVQVWQVIPAYGSLPDVAALREDVRRALDGHLDVAGRLARREAAYAPRQGVRVPPPRVDVLPAASESATVVEVRAHDGPALLHKIGQVLADVGVDVRRARVATLGAEAVDVFYVVDEAGEKLDPELSALVKKRILAALR; from the coding sequence ATGCTCTCTAGTCCTGCTGACCACTTCCAGTACGGCACGGAACGTGAGCAGCTGTTGGCCCGGCCCGACCTCGACGGGCCGGGCCGGCGGCGCGCCCTCGCCGACGCGGCCGACCGCTGGCTCGCGGAACTGCTGGGAGACGCCTCTGGCGTGGCGATCGTCGCCGTCGGCGGGTACGGCCGGCGGGAACTGTCCCCGGGCAGCGACCTCGACGTCGTGCTGGTCCACGACAACCGCGCGGACATCGCCGAGCAGGCCGAGCGGATCTGGTACCCGATCTGGGACTCCGGCGTCCGCCTCGACCACGCGGTGCGCACCGTCGCCGAGGTCCGCCGGGTGGCCGCCCAGGATCTGAAAGCCCAGCTCGGGCTGCTCGACGCCAGGCACGTCGCGGGCGACGCCGAGCTCACCCGGACGCTGCGATCGGCCGTGCTGTCCGACTGGCGCGCGTTCGCCCACCGCCGGCTGCCCGAGCTGTTGGCGTACGGCCGGGAACGCGCCCAGCGGTTCGGGGAGCTGGCCTTCCTGATCGAGCCCGATCTGAAGGAGGCGCGCGGCGGGCTGCGCGACGTCCAAGCCCTGCGGGCCGTTGCCGCGTCCTGGCTCGCCGACCCGCCACACGGCCCGCTGGAGGCCGCCTACCAGCGGCTGCTCGACGTCCGCGACGCCCTTCACCGGGTCACCGGGCGGTCATCCGACCGGTTGCTGCTGCAGGACCACGACGCCGTCGCGGAAGCCCTCGGCCTCCACGGCGGCGACGCCCTGCTGCGCACCGTCGCCGAGGCCGCGCGCACCATCGCGTACGCCTCCGACACCACTTGGCGTCAGGTCGAGCGGGTCCTGGAGGCCCGCCGTCGGCGCGTCCCGTGGCAGGCCCGCCGCATCGGCCCGACCCGGCTGCCGCTCGCCGAGGGCGTGGTCGCCCAAGGCGGGGAGGTCGTGCTCGCCCGCGACGCCCAGCCCCGGCACGACCCGGTCCTCCTGCTGCGTGCCGCGGCCGCTGCCGCCCAGGCCGGGCTGCCGCTCTCCCCCCACGCGGTGGAGCGGCTGGCGGAGGAGTCCGCGCCGCTGCCGGTGCCCTGGCCGGCCCCGGCCCGGGACGCGCTGATCAGCCTGCTCGGCGCGGGCGAGGCATGCGTGCCGGTCTGGGAGGCACTCGACCAGGCCGGGCTGATCGTGCGGCTGCTGCCCGACTGGGAGCGGGTGCGCTGCCGGCCGCAACGCAACCCGGTGCACCGGTTCACCGTGGACCGGCACCTGGTCGAGACCGCGGTCCAGGCCGCCGCCCTCACGCGGCGGGTCGCCCGGCCCGACCTGCTGTTGGTCGGCGCCCTGTTGCATGACATCGGCAAGGGCTGGCCCGGTGACCACCTGGCGACCGGCGAGGCCATCGTCCGGGACCTCGCGCCCGCGCTCGGCTTCGACGCCGCCGACACCGACGTGCTGGCCCGCCTGGTCCGGCACCACCTGCTGCTCATGCACACCGCCACCCGGCGCGACCTGGACGACCCGGCCACCGTGGACGCCGTGGTCAAGGCGGTCGGTTCGGTAGAGGTGCTGGAGCTGCTGCACGCGCTCACCGAGGCCGACGCGCTGGCCACCGGCCCGACCGTGTGGACCGCCTGGCGTCGCGGCCTGGTCGAGGAGCTGGTCGCCCGCACCTACTCGGCACTGCACGGCCGCCCGGTACCCGCCGCGCCCGCGCTCAGCCCCGCCCAGCGGGCGCTGGCCCGGAACGGGGAGTTCGCGGTCACGCTGGAACCGCAGGCGCACACCGCCACTCTCACGGTCGTCGCGCCCGACCGGGTCGGCCTGCTCGCCCTCGTCGCCGGCGTGCTCAGCCTGCACCGGCTGCAGGTCCACGCGGCCACGACCGAGACCGTCGGCGACGTCGCCGTCCAGGTGTGGCAGGTCATCCCGGCGTACGGGAGCCTGCCGGACGTGGCCGCGCTGCGCGAGGACGTGCGCCGGGCGCTCGACGGCCACCTGGACGTGGCCGGGCGGCTCGCCCGCCGGGAGGCCGCGTACGCGCCGCGCCAGGGGGTGCGGGTGCCGCCGCCGCGGGTCGACGTGCTGCCGGCGGCGTCCGAGTCGGCGACCGTGGTCGAGGTGCGCGCCCACGACGGGCCGGCGTTGCTGCACAAGATCGGCCAGGTCCTCGCCGACGTCGGCGTCGACGTGCGCCGCGCCCGGGTCGCCACGCTCGGCGCCGAGGCGGTCGACGTGTTCTACGTGGTCGACGAGGCCGGGGAGAAGCTGGACCCGGAACTGAGCGCCCTGGTGAAGAAGAGGATCCTGGCGGCGCTGCGCTGA
- a CDS encoding P-II family nitrogen regulator: MKLITAVIKPFKLDDVKAALETFGISGLTVSEASGYGRQKGHTEVYRGAEYQVDLVPKVRLEVLVDDPDAEDVMDVITKAAQTGKIGDGKVWCVPVETVIRVRTGERGPDAL; the protein is encoded by the coding sequence ATGAAGCTCATCACCGCGGTCATCAAGCCCTTCAAGCTTGACGACGTGAAGGCCGCGCTGGAGACCTTCGGGATCAGCGGGCTCACGGTCTCCGAAGCCAGCGGGTACGGCCGGCAGAAAGGCCACACCGAGGTGTACCGGGGCGCGGAGTACCAGGTGGACCTGGTGCCCAAGGTGCGGCTCGAGGTCCTGGTCGACGACCCGGACGCCGAGGACGTCATGGACGTGATCACCAAGGCCGCCCAGACCGGCAAGATCGGCGACGGCAAGGTCTGGTGCGTCCCCGTGGAGACCGTCATCCGGGTCCGCACCGGGGAGCGGGGCCCCGATGCTCTCTAG
- a CDS encoding ammonium transporter, translating to MPPDFSAGDTAWVLAASALVLLMTPGVALFYGGMVRAKSVLNMLMMSFICLAIVSVLWVLFGYSLAFGTDSASGLIGNLEHVGFLGIKTDDLSGSVPTYAFAAFQLMFAILTPALISGAIADRAKFGAWVVFVALWSVLVYFPVAHWVFFFDDGKGGWIGDRLGALDFAGGTAVHINAGVAALALVLVLGPRLGFKRDPMRPHNLPLVMLGAGLLWFGWFGFNAGSALAANGLASVAFLNTQVATAAAVLGWLMVEKLRDGHATTLGAASGAVAGLVAITPACASVDPLGAIAIGLIAGVVCAFAVGLKYKLGYDDSLDVVGVHAVGGFVGSLLIGLFATQSVTGPEGAAGLFYGGGLTQLGKQAIGAFAVAAYSFVISFILAKAIDLTMGFRVSSEDEVTGVDLTTHAENAYEFGPLIHGATTRSLAGTAAGAPPAGRTSVSDKTSDQASPAGRKV from the coding sequence ATGCCACCGGATTTTTCGGCCGGCGACACCGCATGGGTGCTCGCCGCGTCGGCTCTTGTGCTGCTCATGACGCCTGGTGTGGCGCTCTTCTACGGGGGCATGGTCCGCGCCAAGAGCGTGCTCAACATGCTGATGATGAGCTTCATCTGCCTCGCGATCGTCAGCGTGCTGTGGGTGCTGTTCGGCTACTCGCTCGCCTTCGGCACTGACTCCGCGAGCGGCCTCATCGGCAACCTTGAGCACGTCGGGTTCCTGGGGATCAAGACCGACGATCTCAGCGGCAGCGTTCCCACGTACGCCTTCGCCGCCTTCCAGCTCATGTTCGCGATCCTCACCCCTGCCTTGATCAGCGGCGCGATCGCGGACCGGGCCAAGTTCGGCGCGTGGGTCGTGTTCGTCGCGCTGTGGTCGGTGCTCGTGTACTTCCCCGTCGCCCACTGGGTCTTCTTCTTCGACGACGGCAAGGGCGGCTGGATCGGTGACCGGCTGGGTGCGCTTGACTTCGCCGGGGGCACCGCGGTGCACATCAACGCGGGTGTCGCCGCGCTGGCGCTGGTCCTCGTGCTCGGCCCGCGCCTGGGCTTCAAGCGCGACCCGATGCGCCCGCACAACCTGCCGCTGGTCATGCTCGGCGCCGGCCTGCTGTGGTTCGGCTGGTTCGGGTTCAACGCCGGTTCCGCGCTCGCGGCGAACGGCCTGGCCTCGGTCGCGTTCCTCAACACCCAGGTCGCCACGGCCGCCGCGGTACTCGGCTGGCTCATGGTGGAGAAGCTGCGCGACGGCCACGCGACCACGCTGGGCGCCGCCTCCGGCGCGGTCGCCGGCCTGGTCGCCATCACACCGGCCTGCGCCTCTGTCGACCCGCTGGGCGCGATCGCGATCGGTCTCATCGCCGGTGTCGTGTGCGCGTTCGCCGTGGGCCTGAAGTACAAGCTCGGGTACGACGACTCCCTCGACGTGGTGGGGGTGCACGCGGTCGGCGGCTTTGTCGGCTCCCTGCTCATCGGCCTGTTCGCCACCCAGTCGGTCACCGGTCCGGAGGGCGCGGCCGGCCTGTTCTACGGGGGCGGCTTGACGCAGCTGGGCAAGCAGGCCATCGGCGCCTTCGCGGTCGCGGCGTACTCCTTCGTGATCTCGTTCATCCTGGCCAAGGCCATCGACCTGACGATGGGCTTCCGGGTCAGCTCCGAGGACGAGGTCACCGGCGTCGACCTCACCACGCACGCCGAGAACGCGTACGAGTTCGGGCCGCTCATCCACGGCGCGACCACCCGATCGCTGGCCGGCACCGCGGCCGGGGCGCCCCCGGCGGGTAGGACCTCGGTGTCCGACAAGACGTCCGACCAGGCCAGCCCGGCCGGGAGGAAGGTGTAG